A single Actinomadura algeriensis DNA region contains:
- a CDS encoding SAM-dependent methyltransferase, producing MDLPRVFTIRESSHRIHNPLTAAKLASLGESLRLAPGTRVLDLASGSGEMLCTWARDHGITGTGVDISTVFTERARARAAELGVADRVEFVHGDAAGHVADRPVDLAACVGATWIGDGVAGTAELLDRSVRPGGLMLIGEPYWRRTPPDEETAKACHATAIADFLLLPDLIGRFQELGYDVVEMTLADQESWDRYAAAQWLNMRRWLDRNPDDELAPEVREALTTEPARYARYGREHLGWGVFALMKR from the coding sequence ATGGACCTTCCCCGCGTCTTCACCATCCGCGAGAGCAGCCACCGGATCCACAACCCGCTGACCGCGGCCAAGCTCGCCTCTCTGGGCGAATCGCTCCGCCTGGCCCCGGGGACACGGGTGCTCGACCTGGCCAGCGGCTCGGGCGAGATGCTGTGCACCTGGGCGCGTGACCACGGGATCACGGGCACCGGGGTCGACATCAGCACGGTCTTCACCGAGCGGGCCCGGGCCCGCGCCGCCGAACTCGGCGTCGCCGACCGGGTCGAGTTCGTCCACGGTGACGCGGCCGGCCATGTCGCGGACCGGCCGGTCGATCTGGCCGCCTGTGTCGGCGCCACGTGGATCGGCGACGGCGTCGCCGGGACGGCCGAGCTGCTCGACCGCAGCGTCCGCCCCGGAGGGCTGATGCTGATCGGCGAGCCGTACTGGCGGCGGACCCCTCCGGACGAGGAGACCGCCAAGGCGTGCCACGCCACCGCCATAGCCGATTTCCTGCTCCTGCCGGACCTGATCGGACGGTTCCAGGAACTCGGGTACGACGTCGTGGAGATGACGCTGGCCGACCAGGAGAGCTGGGACCGCTACGCCGCGGCCCAGTGGCTCAACATGCGCCGCTGGCTCGACCGGAACCCCGACGACGAACTGGCCCCCGAGGTACGGGAGGCACTCACCACCGAGCCCGCCCGCTATGCGCGCTACGGGCGTGAGCATCTCGGCTGGGGGGTCTTCGCCCTCATGAAGCGCTGA
- a CDS encoding sensor histidine kinase, translated as MRFMERPLAQDGLLAAALAVVVSIFVLGKPGAGAPDLAGVLAGSAALVAMRRAPLVSLLVSTVCMLAVAAHVHPGPAVAYPVMIAVFAAVWAGRPLAGALTAVVFLGAGLAVNLPGADDAAQNLESMSLLVGWFVAAGVAATVTRHRQAYLEEAERRAAEAERTREEAARRRAGEERLRIARELHDSLTHSISIIKVQAGVAVHVARRRGEDVPPALLAIQDASGDAMRELRATLEVLRDSGDADDLDGAAPGSGLDRLGELVERARSAGLAATVTVSGDRPELPPEVDRAAYRIVQEALTNVSRHAGGAAADVRIAYADGELVVQVDDDGKADPDAPPVPGTGLLGMRERVAALGGRLRAEPRPGGGFTVRAELPLGGRP; from the coding sequence ATGAGGTTCATGGAACGGCCGCTCGCCCAGGACGGCCTGCTCGCCGCCGCGCTGGCCGTCGTGGTGTCGATCTTCGTCCTCGGCAAGCCGGGCGCGGGCGCGCCGGACCTCGCGGGCGTCCTCGCCGGGTCGGCCGCGCTCGTCGCCATGCGGCGGGCACCGCTGGTCTCGCTGCTGGTCAGCACGGTCTGCATGCTCGCGGTCGCGGCGCACGTCCACCCGGGCCCGGCGGTCGCCTACCCGGTGATGATCGCGGTGTTCGCGGCGGTCTGGGCGGGGCGGCCGCTCGCCGGGGCGCTGACGGCCGTGGTGTTCCTGGGCGCCGGGCTGGCGGTGAACCTGCCCGGCGCCGACGACGCCGCGCAGAATCTGGAGAGCATGTCGCTGCTGGTCGGCTGGTTCGTGGCGGCCGGGGTGGCGGCGACGGTGACCCGGCACCGGCAGGCGTACCTGGAGGAGGCCGAGCGGCGCGCCGCCGAGGCCGAGCGCACCCGCGAGGAGGCGGCCCGGCGCCGCGCGGGCGAGGAGCGGCTGCGCATCGCCAGGGAACTGCACGATTCGCTCACCCACAGCATCTCGATCATCAAGGTGCAGGCCGGGGTGGCGGTCCACGTGGCGCGCAGGCGCGGCGAGGACGTGCCGCCCGCGCTGCTGGCGATCCAGGACGCGAGCGGCGACGCCATGCGCGAGCTGCGCGCCACCCTGGAGGTGCTGCGCGACTCCGGCGACGCCGATGACCTCGACGGCGCCGCCCCCGGCAGCGGCCTCGACCGGCTCGGGGAGCTGGTGGAACGGGCCCGCTCGGCCGGCCTGGCGGCCACCGTGACGGTCTCCGGCGACCGGCCGGAGCTGCCGCCCGAGGTGGACCGGGCCGCGTACCGGATCGTCCAGGAGGCGCTCACCAACGTCTCCAGGCACGCCGGCGGCGCCGCCGCGGACGTGCGCATCGCGTACGCGGACGGGGAGCTGGTCGTGCAGGTCGACGACGACGGGAAGGCCGACCCGGACGCGCCGCCCGTGCCCGGCACGGGCCTGCTCGGCATGCGCGAGCGCGTCGCGGCGCTCGGCGGCCGGCTGCGGGCCGAGCCCCGCCCCGGGGGCGGGTTCACCGTGCGCGCCGAGCTTCCGCTGGGAGGACGCCCGTGA
- a CDS encoding ABC transporter ATP-binding protein has protein sequence MTVTDPAQDGTGLRPFVPGLAAVVILQVIGAVAGLAPLLAVVELGRSLLAPGPLDHGHVRLVVIAGALGLLVRLLFTSASSGLGHLIDGRVQLALRRRLAARLGRVPIGWLSRRRTGELAKIVGEDVSAVHPFIAHTPGELVSAFVVPLVSLVYLFAVDWRLTLITLVPVLAAIALVPLMMTPARLREQKDFDTGMGRIADAVVEFVQGISVVKAFGGSERAHRRFRTAADEFADSFLRMVRGLAGIAAGMQLALSPPVVLLAVLIGGAALIGDGSLPAADLLPFLLLGLGLTAPVAALGHGFDDAQAARRAVGRIRDVLAVPPLPEPAHPVAPRGHRVELRGVRFGYDPGHEVLRGIDLTLEPGTVTAIVGPSGGGKSTLVRLLPRFFDPTGGSIVLGGADLRDIDARELYRTVSFVFQDVRLLRASVADNIALAVPHAGPDEVARAARLAGVHDRILELPRGYDTVLGEEAGLSGGEAQRISIARALLADAPVLVLDEATAFADPHTERAVRRALTTPKDDRTVLVIAHRLETITDADTVVMLDGGTIAERGAPAELLARGGRFAEFWRSHAPASPENPDGVLRGDQPR, from the coding sequence ATGACCGTCACCGACCCCGCCCAGGACGGCACGGGCCTGCGGCCCTTCGTCCCGGGCCTCGCCGCCGTCGTGATCCTGCAGGTGATCGGCGCCGTCGCCGGACTCGCGCCGCTGCTGGCGGTCGTCGAACTGGGCCGCTCCCTGCTGGCGCCCGGCCCGCTCGACCACGGCCACGTCCGGCTCGTCGTGATCGCGGGCGCCCTCGGCCTGCTCGTCCGCCTGCTGTTCACGTCCGCGTCGTCCGGGCTCGGGCACCTCATCGACGGCCGGGTGCAGCTGGCGCTCCGCCGCCGGCTGGCCGCGCGGCTGGGCCGCGTGCCCATCGGCTGGCTCTCCCGGCGCCGCACCGGCGAGCTGGCGAAGATCGTGGGGGAGGACGTGAGCGCCGTGCACCCCTTCATCGCCCACACCCCCGGCGAGCTGGTCTCCGCGTTCGTCGTGCCGCTGGTGTCGCTGGTCTACCTGTTCGCCGTCGACTGGCGCCTCACGCTGATCACGCTGGTCCCGGTGCTGGCGGCGATCGCGCTCGTCCCGCTGATGATGACCCCCGCCCGGCTGCGCGAGCAGAAGGACTTCGACACCGGCATGGGACGCATCGCCGACGCGGTCGTCGAATTCGTGCAGGGCATCTCGGTGGTCAAGGCGTTCGGCGGGTCCGAGCGCGCCCACCGGCGATTCCGCACGGCCGCCGACGAGTTCGCCGACTCCTTCCTGCGGATGGTGCGCGGCCTGGCCGGGATCGCCGCCGGAATGCAGCTGGCGCTGTCGCCCCCCGTCGTGCTGCTCGCCGTCCTCATCGGCGGCGCCGCCCTGATCGGCGACGGGTCGCTCCCCGCCGCCGACCTGCTGCCCTTCCTGCTGCTGGGACTCGGGCTGACCGCACCGGTGGCGGCCCTGGGGCACGGCTTCGACGACGCGCAGGCCGCCCGGCGCGCCGTCGGCCGGATCCGCGACGTGCTCGCGGTCCCGCCGCTGCCCGAGCCCGCGCACCCGGTCGCGCCGCGGGGGCACCGCGTCGAGCTGCGCGGCGTCCGGTTCGGCTACGACCCCGGGCACGAGGTGCTGCGCGGCATCGACCTGACCCTCGAACCCGGCACCGTCACCGCGATCGTCGGGCCGTCGGGCGGCGGCAAGTCCACGCTCGTCCGGCTGCTGCCGCGGTTCTTCGACCCCACCGGCGGCTCGATCGTCCTGGGCGGCGCCGACCTGCGCGACATCGACGCCCGCGAGCTGTACCGGACGGTCTCCTTCGTGTTCCAGGACGTCCGGCTGCTGCGCGCGTCCGTCGCCGACAACATCGCGCTGGCCGTCCCGCACGCCGGCCCCGACGAGGTGGCCCGCGCCGCCCGGCTCGCCGGCGTCCACGACCGGATCCTCGAGCTGCCCCGCGGATACGACACCGTGCTCGGCGAAGAGGCCGGCCTGTCCGGCGGCGAGGCGCAGCGCATCTCGATCGCCCGCGCGCTGCTCGCCGACGCGCCCGTCCTGGTCCTGGACGAGGCGACCGCGTTCGCCGACCCGCACACCGAACGGGCGGTCCGCCGCGCCCTGACGACGCCGAAGGACGACCGGACCGTCCTGGTCATCGCCCACCGCCTGGAGACGATCACCGACGCCGACACCGTCGTGATGCTGGACGGCGGGACGATCGCCGAACGCGGCGCCCCCGCCGAACTGCTGGCGCGCGGCGGGAGGTTCGCCGAGTTCTGGCGATCCCACGCACCGGCGAGCCCCGAAAACCCCGACGGCGTCCTGCGAGGAGACCAGCCCCGATGA
- a CDS encoding ABC transporter ATP-binding protein: MIRMLLRVLGRDYARPVRRTVALMTAAAVVEGLSYALLVPVLRALLADDPADARPWLGAFGAAVAAYAVLRYVSDLSGFRAGIALLRGVYHRFGDHLARLPIGWYGQDRVGEVSVLASRGVLQAMTVIVHLLGPFVFACVTPLTIVAVMFAFDWRMGLAALAAAPVVAAIQIRAGRSTAAADAERHERDRQATGRVIEYLQAQPVLRAGGRTTERFRLLDDSLRDVRRASRRTVLSALPATVGLAFTVQAMFTALLVLGAHLALGGHIGAAEVLAILVLAARCADPLLSLSHIGSQIRGARHELTRLEAVLRTEPLPEPDAPARPRDHGLRLESVTFAHGDRTVLDGLSLSVPEGRRLAVVGPSGAGKSTLLQLLARFHDVNGGAVRVGGVDVRDISTEELMSRIAIVFQDVYLFDGTIEENVRLGRPGAGRDEVRAAAAAARLDEVVDRLPAGWDTGVGEGGARLSGGERQRVSIARALLKDAPIVLLDEVTSALDPVNEAAVHDGIERLMAGRTVVMVAHRLRTVRRADRIAFLDGGRIAEEGGHEELLRRGGRYADYWNLATTTTAR; encoded by the coding sequence ATGATCCGAATGCTGCTGCGCGTGCTCGGACGCGACTACGCCCGTCCCGTCCGCCGCACCGTGGCCCTGATGACCGCGGCCGCCGTGGTCGAGGGCCTGTCCTACGCACTGCTCGTCCCCGTGCTGCGGGCGCTGCTGGCCGACGACCCCGCGGACGCCCGCCCATGGCTGGGCGCGTTCGGCGCCGCGGTCGCGGCCTACGCGGTGCTGCGCTACGTCAGCGACCTGTCCGGTTTCCGCGCCGGGATCGCCCTCCTGCGCGGCGTCTACCACCGGTTCGGCGACCACCTGGCGCGGCTGCCCATCGGCTGGTACGGCCAGGACCGCGTCGGGGAGGTCTCGGTCCTGGCCAGCCGCGGCGTCCTGCAGGCGATGACCGTCATCGTGCACCTGCTGGGACCGTTCGTCTTCGCCTGCGTGACGCCCCTGACGATCGTCGCGGTGATGTTCGCCTTCGACTGGCGCATGGGCCTGGCCGCGCTGGCCGCCGCGCCGGTCGTCGCCGCGATCCAGATCCGGGCGGGACGCTCGACGGCCGCCGCCGACGCCGAACGCCACGAACGCGACCGGCAGGCCACCGGCCGCGTCATCGAGTACCTCCAGGCCCAGCCGGTCCTGCGCGCCGGCGGCCGCACCACCGAACGGTTCCGGCTGCTGGACGACTCGCTGCGCGACGTCCGGCGCGCGTCCCGCCGTACCGTCCTGTCGGCCCTGCCCGCCACGGTGGGCCTCGCCTTCACCGTCCAGGCGATGTTCACGGCGCTGCTGGTACTGGGCGCCCACCTCGCGCTCGGCGGGCACATCGGCGCCGCGGAGGTCCTGGCGATCCTGGTGCTGGCCGCCCGCTGCGCCGACCCACTGCTGTCGCTGTCGCACATCGGCAGCCAGATCCGCGGCGCGCGACACGAGCTGACCAGGCTGGAAGCGGTCCTGCGCACCGAGCCGCTGCCGGAACCGGACGCCCCGGCCCGGCCGCGCGACCACGGCCTGCGGTTGGAGTCCGTCACCTTCGCGCACGGCGACCGCACGGTCCTGGACGGCCTGTCGCTGTCGGTGCCCGAGGGCCGGCGGCTCGCCGTCGTCGGGCCGTCCGGCGCCGGCAAGAGCACCCTGCTGCAGCTGCTCGCCCGGTTCCACGACGTGAACGGGGGCGCCGTCCGCGTGGGAGGCGTCGACGTCCGCGACATCAGCACCGAGGAGCTGATGTCGCGCATCGCCATCGTCTTCCAGGACGTCTACCTCTTCGACGGCACGATCGAGGAGAACGTGCGCCTCGGCCGCCCCGGCGCCGGCCGCGACGAGGTGCGCGCGGCGGCCGCCGCCGCCCGGCTGGACGAGGTCGTCGACCGGCTGCCCGCGGGCTGGGACACCGGCGTCGGCGAGGGCGGCGCGCGGCTGTCGGGCGGCGAACGCCAGCGCGTCTCGATCGCCCGGGCGCTGCTGAAGGACGCGCCCATCGTGCTGCTGGACGAGGTCACCTCCGCGCTCGACCCGGTGAACGAGGCCGCCGTCCACGACGGCATCGAACGCTTGATGGCCGGCCGCACGGTGGTGATGGTCGCCCACCGGCTGCGGACCGTCCGGCGCGCCGACCGCATCGCCTTCCTGGACGGCGGCCGCATCGCCGAGGAGGGCGGCCACGAGGAACTGCTGCGCCGCGGCGGCCGCTACGCCGACTACTGGAACCTCGCCACCACGACGACGGCCCGATGA
- a CDS encoding DHA2 family efflux MFS transporter permease subunit: protein MRMSRDDNRHEHVRGAGRRHGGGDAGGPAGPRPGLTLAAVAVVQFMVSLDLSVVNVGLPRIAAGLGFGAVGLTWVVHAYALAFGGLLLLGGKAADRYGRRRVLLLGLGLFGLASLAGGLAQGPGHLVAARAAQGVGAAALAPAALALLATTFPAGRARVRAFGVWSATNASGGVFGVLIGGLLTEYAGWRWVMFVNVPMAAAALALAWRGAPAGPPPARGGRPDVPGALLATAGMTLLVFGIVRTDRYAWTSPVTLTTLAIAAALLAAFVLVERTTAREPLIRLGLFANRSVTGANAYNLLVGAAMASAFYFVSLYVQGVLGHGPARTGIEFMPLGAAAIAGSVLAVRLGYRFAPRTLLIVGALLTTIGFAWFGLISPDGTFAADVLGPSIVAGTGFGLCLAPVVSTATTGVAAHETGTASGLLNTTRQLGASLGLAVLGTAAHDRTGRTVTARTLTDGYALGMSLGAALLLAGALIAVIVLRRTGPPPAGAEPAGRPAPFPARD, encoded by the coding sequence ATGCGAATGTCCCGAGACGACAACCGGCACGAACACGTCCGCGGCGCCGGACGCCGCCACGGCGGGGGAGACGCGGGCGGGCCCGCCGGTCCCCGGCCGGGGCTCACGCTCGCCGCGGTCGCCGTCGTCCAGTTCATGGTGTCGCTGGACCTGTCGGTAGTGAACGTCGGCCTCCCGCGGATCGCCGCCGGGCTCGGCTTCGGCGCGGTGGGCCTGACCTGGGTCGTCCACGCCTACGCCCTCGCCTTCGGCGGGCTGCTCCTGCTGGGCGGCAAGGCCGCCGACCGGTACGGCCGCAGGCGGGTCCTGCTGCTCGGGCTCGGACTGTTCGGCCTCGCCTCCCTCGCCGGCGGCCTCGCCCAGGGGCCCGGTCACCTCGTCGCCGCCCGCGCCGCGCAGGGCGTCGGCGCCGCCGCCCTGGCCCCGGCCGCGCTGGCGCTGCTGGCCACCACGTTCCCCGCGGGCCGGGCCCGCGTCCGCGCCTTCGGGGTGTGGAGCGCGACGAACGCGTCCGGCGGCGTCTTCGGCGTCCTGATCGGCGGCCTGCTCACCGAGTACGCGGGCTGGCGCTGGGTGATGTTCGTCAACGTGCCGATGGCCGCGGCCGCGCTGGCCCTGGCCTGGCGGGGCGCGCCCGCCGGGCCGCCCCCGGCCCGCGGCGGCCGCCCGGACGTGCCCGGCGCGCTCCTGGCCACCGCGGGCATGACCCTGCTGGTGTTCGGGATCGTCCGTACCGACCGGTACGCGTGGACCTCGCCGGTCACCCTGACGACCCTCGCGATCGCCGCCGCGCTGCTCGCCGCGTTCGTCCTCGTCGAGCGGACCACCGCCCGCGAACCGCTGATCCGGCTCGGCCTGTTCGCCAACCGCTCGGTCACCGGCGCCAACGCCTACAACCTGCTGGTCGGCGCGGCCATGGCCTCGGCGTTCTACTTCGTGTCCCTCTACGTGCAGGGCGTCCTCGGTCACGGGCCCGCGCGGACCGGGATCGAGTTCATGCCGCTCGGGGCGGCCGCGATCGCCGGTTCGGTGCTCGCCGTCCGGCTCGGCTACCGGTTCGCGCCGCGGACGCTGCTGATCGTCGGCGCGCTGCTGACCACGATCGGATTCGCCTGGTTCGGGCTGATCAGCCCGGACGGCACGTTCGCCGCCGACGTGCTGGGGCCCTCGATCGTCGCCGGCACCGGCTTCGGGCTCTGCCTCGCCCCGGTCGTCTCCACCGCCACCACCGGCGTCGCCGCCCACGAGACCGGCACCGCCTCCGGCCTGCTCAACACCACGCGCCAGCTCGGCGCCTCGCTCGGCCTCGCCGTCCTCGGCACCGCCGCGCACGACCGCACCGGGCGGACGGTCACGGCCCGGACGCTCACCGACGGCTACGCGCTCGGCATGTCCCTCGGTGCCGCGCTCCTGCTGGCCGGGGCCCTCATCGCCGTGATCGTCCTGCGGCGGACCGGCCCGCCACCGGCCGGGGCCGAGCCCGCCGGGCGTCCCGCCCCGTTCCCCGCCCGAGACTGA
- a CDS encoding cupin domain-containing protein: MAVTPIDLLASVVHLGPGGTIRTGTAEPGLGSDPGGWRLRAFHARTDADVHADQWEVHPEAEEIVSCLIGKMRLHLRPERPGHPEEEITLTAGTAAIVPRGRWHRIRLDTPSNILAVTLPHGSRLEKR; the protein is encoded by the coding sequence ATGGCCGTCACCCCGATCGACCTGCTCGCGTCCGTCGTCCACCTCGGCCCCGGCGGCACGATCCGCACCGGGACCGCCGAACCCGGCCTCGGCTCCGACCCCGGCGGCTGGCGGCTGCGGGCCTTCCACGCCAGGACCGACGCCGACGTCCACGCCGACCAGTGGGAAGTCCACCCCGAGGCCGAGGAGATCGTGTCCTGCCTCATCGGGAAGATGCGCCTGCACCTGCGCCCGGAACGGCCCGGGCACCCGGAAGAGGAGATCACCCTGACCGCCGGGACCGCCGCCATCGTGCCGCGCGGGCGCTGGCACCGCATCCGGCTCGACACCCCCAGCAACATCCTGGCCGTCACCCTGCCGCACGGCAGCCGACTGGAGAAGCGATGA
- a CDS encoding nucleoside phosphorylase — MDLPPLQFDPDREALITPAPPASAAPFPERVVMCFFPEVIEGLADGSGAEVIGRFSRELGGHAIHRVTHRGIPVAIFHPGVGAPLATLHFERAIAAGGRSFVACGGAGALRPDLALGHVVVPDAAVRDEGTSFHYAPPARTVQVDPALVDTAVAVLSARGIPWTVGTTWTTDAPFRETPARVRARSDEGCVTVEMEAAAFLAVARFRDVRFCQYLYAGDDLSGPVWDHRDWSTAGVRGELLRIAIETAAEL; from the coding sequence GTGGACCTTCCGCCGCTGCAGTTCGACCCCGACCGCGAAGCGCTGATCACCCCCGCGCCGCCGGCTTCGGCCGCGCCCTTTCCCGAACGGGTCGTGATGTGCTTCTTCCCCGAGGTCATCGAGGGCCTCGCGGACGGCAGCGGAGCAGAGGTGATCGGCCGGTTCTCCCGTGAGCTGGGCGGCCACGCGATCCACCGGGTGACGCACCGCGGCATTCCGGTGGCGATCTTCCATCCCGGGGTGGGCGCCCCGCTGGCCACGCTGCACTTCGAGAGGGCGATCGCGGCCGGCGGCCGCTCGTTCGTGGCGTGCGGCGGTGCGGGCGCACTCCGGCCCGACCTGGCCCTCGGCCATGTCGTCGTGCCCGACGCAGCCGTGCGAGACGAGGGCACGTCCTTCCACTACGCGCCGCCCGCACGCACCGTCCAGGTCGACCCGGCGCTGGTGGACACGGCCGTGGCCGTCCTCTCCGCGCGGGGGATTCCGTGGACGGTCGGCACGACGTGGACGACCGACGCCCCGTTCCGGGAGACGCCGGCCCGGGTGCGGGCGCGCAGCGACGAGGGCTGCGTCACCGTCGAGATGGAGGCCGCGGCCTTCCTGGCCGTCGCCCGATTCCGCGACGTGCGATTCTGCCAGTACCTGTACGCGGGAGACGACCTCAGCGGGCCGGTCTGGGACCATCGCGACTGGTCCACGGCCGGGGTACGCGGCGAACTCCTCCGCATCGCGATCGAGACCGCGGCCGAACTCTGA